From the genome of Arthrobacter sp. SLBN-122:
GTCCCGCCCGTCGGACGCCACGGCACCCAGGCGGATGGTCGCCGTCGAACCCTTGGCATCGCCCATCTGGGACGCGACGGTGCGCTTCCAGATCAGCTCGTAGAGGCGGAACTCGTCCCCGGACAGCTGCTTGGCCACCTGGGCAGGCGTGCGGAAGGAATCACCGGCGGGGCGGATGGCCTCGTGCGCTTCCTGCGCGTTGGCGGCCTTGTTCGAGTACACGCGCGGCGACTGCGGAACGTATTCGGAGCCGTACAGCTCGGAGGCCTGCCGCCGGGCAGCGGTGATGGCTTCGTCACTCAACGCGGAGGAGTCCGTACGCATATAGGTGATGTAGCCGTTTTCATACAGCCGCTGGGCGATCTGCATGGTGCTCTTGGAGGAGAAGCGCAGCTTGCGGCCCGCCTCCTGCTGCAGCGTGGAGGTGGTGAACGGCGCCGCGGGACGTCGGGTGTACGGCTTGGTGTCCACCGACCGGACCGTGAACGAAGCATCCTGCAGCCCGGCCGCCAGCGACGTTGCCAGTTCCTCGTTGAGGTGGGCCACGTTCCGGGACGTGAGTTCGCCGTTGTCGTTGAAATCACGGCCGGTGGCCACCTTGGCGCCGTCGACGGCGGCAAGCTTGGCCTTGAAGGAGCCGGAATCGGCGCCGAACTGTCCGGTCAGGTCCCAGTAGGAGGCCGACTTGAAGGCCATGCGCTCACGTTCGCGGTCCACCACCATGCGGGTCACTACGGACTGCACGCGGCCGGCGGACAGGCCCCGGGCCACCTTGCGCCACAGCACGGGCGAGATTTCGTAACCGTAGAGGCGGTCCAGGACGCGGCGGGTTTCCTGGGCGTCCACCAGGTCCTGGTCCACGTCGCGCAGGTTGCCCATGGCGCGCTGGATGGCTTCCTTGGTGATTTCGCCGAATGTCATCCGGTAGACCGGGACCTTGGGCTTGAGCACTTCCAGCAGGTGCCACGCGATGGCTTCGCCCTCGCGGTCCCCATCGGTTGCGAGATAGAGTTCGTCGGCGTCCTTGAGCGCAGCCTTGAGCTCAGTCACCTTTTTCTTCTTGTCCGGGGACACCACGTAGTACGGCTTGAAGTCGTGATCAATGTCGACGGCGAACTTGCCCACCGAGGTCTTCTTCAGCTCGGCAGGGAGTTCGGACGGCTGCGGCAGGTCGCGGATGTGACCGATGGAGGCCTCAACGATGAAGCCCTCGCCGAGGTACTTGGCGATGGTCTTGCTCTTGGCCGGAGACTCCACAATCACGAGTTTCTTGCCGGTTTTGGCCTTGCTTGGCACGGTGCTCCTACAGAAAAAGGTTGCTGGGGCAGATGAGCCCATGTCCGCCTAGTTCACCATATTTTGGGGAATCGTGCGCATTCCTGTGGAAAAGATGCCGGTTCCGGCGAGCGCTTGTGGGGCTTGCCGTCAGGCCGGAACCGCTGCCGGAATGAGGAAGCCGTCGCGGACCAGGTTGGCCACGTCGGCGAGCAGCGCACCTTGGAAGGACCCGGCGTCTCCACCCAGGAGGGCCTCCAAAGCGGCGGCGATCTGCCCGGCGGTCAGGTCGCCGTCGCACGCCGACACAAAGCCTGCCAGTTCGGTGCTCATCAGATTGGTCCGGCGCAGCCCGGCGCCCTGCCGGAGCAGGATCACCCCGGGGTGTTCGGCGCCGGGGCGCTGGTGGCGCTCCTCGGTGACGTCGTCCGCCACGAGCAGGTGCGTGCCGGCAAGGTCGTGCCCGGCCAGCCAGTCGCTGCGTTCGACGGCGGCGCCCAAGTGGGGTCCGATGGGCTGCTCGATGGGGTAGGTGATTTCCTCGAAACGGCTGATGGCGGCCCCGTCGCCGGCAGCGGGACGCCGCAGCCACACCATGCCGAATCCGATTCCCGCCACATTCCTGGAGGCGAAGTCTTCAAGGTAGGCGGCGTAGGCGTCGCGGTAGTGCTGCCGGTCCCGGGACTCCGAGGCATCCTGCAGCCAGGTTTCGGCGTATTGTTCGGGGCTGACCTGCTCGCGCTGGATAAACCAGGCGTCGGTCCCCGGCCGTATCCATGACTGTGGCCGCTCGTCCCAGCCGGCACCGGCTGGAACTTCCCAGTTCCCCAGCATCTGGGCCGACCCGCCGGGTGCCAGGATGCCGGGCAGGTCCGCCACCAGGGCTGAAACGATCCCGTCGCCCGGCAGGCCGCCGTCGCGGTAGGTGAATCGGTCCGCTGCATCCTCCCCCGCACTGCGCGGAGTGATGACGAACGGCGGGTTGGAGACCACCAGCCCGAATTCCTCACCGGCCACGGGCTCCAGGAGCGAACCGAGGCGCAGGCTCACCCGGTCTTCGAGGCGGTCCGGGTCGACGGACAGCGCCTCTGCGTTAAGCAGGATGTTGAACCGGGCGTAGGCCAGGGCGCGCGCGGAAATGTCGGTGGCGGTCACATGCTGGCAGTGGTGCAGCAGATGGAAGGCTTGGATGCCGCAGCCGGTCCCCAGGTCCAGGGCGCGCTCGGTGTGGCGGCGGACGGTGGTCTGCACCAGGGTGGTGGATGCTTGCCCGATGCCCAGGACGTGGTCGTGCCGCAGCACTCCCGCCTGCTGATGCGCCGCGAGGTCGCTGGCCACCCAGAGCTCGGCACCGCCGGTGCCGTCGTCATTCCTGTCCCAGCCGTACGGCCGCAGGTCCGCCTTGGCGGTGAGCAGGCCCGAGCCGGGTACGGGCTGCACCAGCCCGAGCTCAAGGAGGCCTTCAACGCCTGTGTCCGGCAGCGCGGCGTCGAGCGTTTCCCGTTCCTGGGGCTCGGCGAGGAGCCAGAGGCGGACGACGGCGGCAAGCGGGGCCACCCCGTTGTCCTCCTTCACTGCCCGCTCGGCAGCGAGCAGCGCGGGAATGATCTGGTCCCGGCTCAGTGCCGCGGAGGCCGTAGGGCCCAGCAGCCCGGCCACGCCGTCCAGCGTGTACTCGAGGCGGCGCAGGTCTGCGGCGAGCGCCGCCAGCAGGCCGGGAAGGTCGCTGCGGGGAGCGTCGGGGGTGTTGCCGGCGGTGAACTCGTAAGGGGATCTAGGCACCGCTCAAGTTTAGTCCGGCGTGCCTGCGGGGTACGGTGGAGCCATGCCTTCCCGCCTTGCCCTCCTTCCGCGCGCCCGCACGGCAGCTGCTGCACTTCGCCGTCCGCTGCCGGGGACAACGCTGGCGGGGACGGTGCTTGCCGCGGTCCTCGGCCTGGCTGTGGCCGGGTGCTCGCCCGTGTCTTCCGTGGAAAACGCGGATGTGCCGAAGTGGCGGGCAACCGCCCTGCCATCGTCACCGGCTGCTGTTGTGCTTCAGGACTCGGGCAAGATCCTCAACCGGGACCGTATTGTGCAGGATGCCGCAAACGTTCCTGCCGGAAGCTACACGCTCACGGCTGTCTGTGACGGAGCGGGGAAGGCCTTCTTCGCGGTGTCGCTGGACGGCAAGCCCGTGGCCGAAGCCGGGGCCGCATGCAACGGCCGGCAGGAGACCACCAGGATCAGCCTTCCCGCCGCCGGACGGGTCGAAATCAGCAGCTCCAGCGTGGACGCTCCGCTGCTCTACGCCTACCGGCTGGTGCGCACGCAATAACGCCCGTTCCGGCTATGGCCCGCCGCCCGCTGCGGGCATAAAGTCTGACTATGCCCAGTGTGCGGAGGTTCTCCGCGCCCCTTTCCCAAGGGACAGCACGGGTGCCGCCGGCAACGAAGCCCCCGGCCGCCGTCGTCCTTGCGCTGGTGCTTGCGGCAGGTGCGCTGGCGGGCTGCGAATATACGTACGACGACGCCCGGGCCGGCACCGTGCAGGGCACCGCCACCATTGCCCCGGCACCGGCCTTCACCCGGGACCCCCTGCAGCAGGACCCGGTCAGCGACGCGGAACTGGGCGACTGGGTGTCGCGGGCGCTTCCGGACAGCACCGGCCCCGTGGTCCAGGCAGATGCCGGGCTCCTTGCTGCCGCTGAGGTGCGGATCATCTCGTCACCGGTCCTGAAGACCGGAACGTACATCCTGGCCATCGCCTGCCGGAGCCAGCGCCGGGTGACCTTCACGGTGCGCACCGAGACCCTCACCCTGGTGGACCTGGGCCTGCGCTGCGGCATCAACCGTGAAAACGTTATCTACGTGTCCACGGACAGCGTCCTGACGGTCAGGGTGGAAGCCAGGACCGCGGCCAACTACGCGTTCCGTGTGTACCGGCTGGGATGATGCCCGCGTGGACCCGGCAGGCTTATGGCGGGCCGGGGCTCAGGCTGCGGCGCAGCCTTCCGGGCAGCGGAGCGTCTCGGGGCTGGCCGCGCATTCTTCGCAGTACAGCGTGAGGGAGCGGCAGCTGGGGTTTGAGCAGTTCTCGAACTTGCTGGTGGGCGCGGAGCAACGGGCGCACTCGCCAATGGTCTTGGCGTCCTCGCTGAACTCCAGGTGCATGCGTTTGTCGAAGACATAGAGCGAGCCTTCCCAAAGGCCCTGGTCCTTGAAGGCTTCCCCGTACCGGACGATGCCCCCGTCCAGCTGGTACACCTCTTTAAAGCCGCGGTTCACCATCAGGCTGGAGAGCACCTCGCAGCGGATGCCCCCGGTGCAGTAGGTCACCACCGGCTTGTCCTTCAGGGAGTCGTATTTTCCCGAGTCGAGTTCCTTGATGAAATCGTGGGTGGTGGCGACGTCCGGGACCACAGCGTCCTTGAAGCGGCCTATCTGCGCTTCAAACGCGTTGCGGCCGTCGAAGAAGACCACATCCTCCCCGTCCTTCTTCCTGGCGTCCACGAGCTGGTGCAGTTCTTCGGGCTTCAGGTGTTTGCCGCCGCCCACCACGCCGTTGGCATCAACCGTGAGTTCTCCCGGTGCGCCGAAGGAGACGATCTCGTCCCGCACCTTCACGCTGAGCCGCGGGAAATCCTCCGCGCCGCCGTCGGACCATTTGACGTCGATTCCCCGGAACCCGGGGTACTCGCGGGTGGTCTTGACATACTGCTTAACCGCGCCGATTTCCCCACCGACCGTGGCGTTGATTCCGTCCTTGGAGATGATGATGCGCCCGGTGAGGCGCAGCTTCTCGCAGAGGGCGCGCTGCCAGAGCCGGACGGCGTCCGGATCAGCGATGGGGGTGAAGCCGTAAAAGAGCACAATTTTGTTCAAAGCCACGCATTTAAGGGTACCGGCTGCCGTGGCGGCCTGGTCCTGCTCCACAACGGCGGGAGGACTGGCCTCATTACGATTGCATAAGCACTTCCCTACCCCCTGTTGCTGGCGATCGGGCTGGAATAGTCTCTTGCCATGAGTCCGGAAACCCTGGTTGAAGACATCACTGGCCTGCTCGAGGTGTGGGTTGCGGGCTGGGCCGGGTGTCGCGGCTACCAGACCACCACCGAGGGCCGCTTCCCTGCCGCGCTCCGGACTGATACCAGCGGCGAATGGGAAGTCTTCGCGTCAGAACCAACTGAAGACGAGTTCGCCGCGCTGGCTGCCAGGACGGCAGCATCCCCCGCCAAGGTACTGACCGTCCTCACCAACGATCCCTCCCGGTATGCGGCCATGGCAGGCCGGCATGGGCTCAACGTCACCTCCGACTCCCAGACGATGATGATCGTGGACATGGAGACCCAGGACACTGAGGACCCCTGGCTTTCCGACGACGATCTGAGGCTGTCCACTTCCGAACAGAATGGCGTCCACTACGCCGAGGTCAGGTCCGGAGACGCCGTGGCGGCCAGCGGCCGGGTGTTCGTGGTGGGTGACACCGCGGTGTTCGACAAGATCATTACGGAGCCGGCCTTCCAGCGCAGGGGCCTGGGCAGCCTCATCATGCGCGCCCTGGCGGCCCAGGCTTCCGGGCACGATGTCCGCAGCGGCCTCCTTCTGGCGTCCAGGGACGGGCAAAAGCTCTATTCGCACCTTGGCTGGACAACCGTTGCGCGGGTCCTGATGCTCTCGGCGTCCCATGACGGATCGGATCTCTCGCTGAGCTAAGCCGCCCCGGCGGAAGTACGCCCCGTGCTGTTTTCCCGTTGGCGAACCGCGTGCCCGGCCCGCAGCACCGGATGAAAGAATGGTGGGGTGAATCCCCATGACTCCCTGATTCCTTTGCTGGGCCGCGGCCCGGAACCGGAACAGCTCCGTCATGTCCGGACCATACCGGCGCGGGAGGCAATCCACGCGCCGTGGCCCGATTGGGTGCACCCGGACATTGCTGAGGCGTACGGGTCGCTGGGCATCCGCGAGCCCTACCGGCACCAGGTGGACGCGGCCAATGCGGCGCACTCCGGGGCGCATGTGGTGGTGGCCACCGGAACCGCGTCCGGGAAGTCGCTGGCGTACCAGTTGCCGGCGCTTGACGCGATCCACCGCTCCGAACTGCGGGTGCTCGCAGACCCGGGAAAGATCCACGACGACGGCGCCGTCACCCTGTACCTGTCCCCCACCAAGGCGCTGGCCGCCGACCAGCTGAACGCCATCCGCGCCCTGAAGCTGCCCACGGTCCGGGCGGAAACCTATGACGGCGATACCGATCCGGCCGCCCGCCGCTGGATCCGGGACCACGCCAACTTCATCCTGGCCAACCCGGACATGCTGCACTTCGGCATCCTGCCCAACCACGCCTGGTGGGCCGGGTTCTTCCGCCGGCTGCGCTACGTCATTGTGGACGAGGCGCACAGCTACCGGGGCGTGTTCGGATCACACGTGGCCAACCTCATGCGGCGGCTCCGCCGGATCTGTGCGTACTACGGGGCGGGAACCTCTTTCCCGGAACCAGTATTCATTGCGGCATCCGCAACCGCCTCCGAGCCCGATGTCTCCTTCGCACGCCTCATTGGTGCCCCGGTGAAGGCGGTATCCCAGGACTGCTCACCCCACGGCGCCACCACTGTGGCGTTTTGGGAACCGGCGCTGACCGAGGTCCGCGGCGAGAACGGGGCTAAACAGCGCCGGACGGCAGTGGCCGAGACCTCGGACCTGCTGGCCAACCTGGTGTCCGCCCGGATCCGTACCATCGCCTTCATCAAGTCCCGCCGGGGTGCCGAAACCATTTCGGCCATCACCAAGCGGCTCCTTGACGAGGTGGATCCCAGCCTGCCGCAGCGGGTGGCCGCCTACCGCTCGGGATACCTGCCGGAGGAACGCCGGGCAGTGGAGAAATCCCTGCGTTCCGGCCAGCTGCTGGGCGTCTCCAGCACGTCCGCCCTGGAGCTGGGGATCGACATCTCCGGCCTCGATGCAGTCCTGGTGGCAGGCTGGCCCGGCACCAGGGCCTCGCTCTTCCAGCAGATTGGCCGGGCCGGCAGGGCAGGCCAGGATGCCATCGCCGCGTTTGTGGCCAGTGACGATCCGCTGGACACCTTCCTGGTGAACCACCCCGAGGCCATTTTCGACGTCTCGGTGGAGGCCACGGTCTTTGACCCGTCCAACCCCTACGTGCTCGGACCACACCTCTGTGCCGCGGCGGCGGAACTCCCCCTGGGACCGGCGGAGCTGGACCTTTTCGGGGGAACCGCCGAGATGCTCCTGGACCGGCTGGTGGCGCAGGGCTACCTGCGGCGGCGGCCTGCCGGCTGGTTCTGGACCCACTCGCAGAGCGCTGCGGCCATGGTTAATCTCCGGGCCGACGGCGGAGGTCCGGTCAGCATCGTCGACGCCGAGACCGGCTCCCTGCTGGGCACGATGGACTCGCCCCAGACCCATTACCAGGCACATACAGGCGCTGTGTACGTCCACCAGGGTGACACGTATGTGGTGGAGGACCTGAACGAGGACGACCACTGCGTCATGGTGCGGCGGGCAAACCCCGACTACTACACCACGGCAAGAGACGTGACCCAGATCGAGGTCCTGGACACCGTGCGGACCATGCAGTGGGGTGATGTGACCGTCCACTTCGGTGACGTGAAGGTGACCACGCAGGTTGTCTCCTTCCAGCGGAAGGCCTTGATTTCCAATGAGGTTTTGGGCGAGGAGCCGCTTGAGCTGGGTGCCCGCGAACTTTTCACCAAGGCAGTGTGGTTCGTGGTGGACAACCGTTCCCTCACGGGGGCCGGCCTCATCGAAGCCCAGTTCCCCGGTGCACTGCATGCCGCGGAGCACGCGGCGATCGGGCTCCTCCCCCTCGTCGCCTCCAGCGACCGCTGGGACATCGGCGGGGTCTCCACGGCGCTGCACGCGGACACCGGGGTGCCCACCATCTTTGTGTATGACGGGCACCCCGGCGGGGCCGGCTTTGCTGAACGGGGTTTCGACAAGGCCATGGTGTGGCTGGCAGCAACCAGGGACGCCATCAAGGCCTGCGAGTGCGACTCCGGCTGCCCGTCCTGCGTGCAGTCCCCCAAGTGCGGAAACAAGAACAACCCGCTGGACAAGGCCGCCGCGGTGACCCTGCTGGACGTCCTGCTCAAGGACGCCTCCGAGACCACCCTTTTGGATGTGGAGGCCAGGAGCTGACCCCGCTCCTGGCATGACCACTACGGCGGAGGCCCTGCCCGGGCACGGCCGGTTGCGGCACCCAGCAGCGAGCAATCCACCAGCTCGGTCCGCACCTCAACGGTCTGGCCCACGCCCTCTGAACAGTTAAGAACCGTGGCGGCGTGGCGGGCGGCCACCTCCGCGGCGACACTGCAGGGCTCACCCGTGGTGATGCCGCGAAGGGCATCGGCTGCGGCAAGGGCCGCCAGGTCCGCGGCCGCTGCCGCCCTGCTGGCCAGCACCGCCGACTGCGCCAGCAGCAGCATGACGGCCATGGCCGTCATGACCACCAGTGCCAGCCCAGCGGCCAGGACAGTCCCGGAACCGCGTTCGCGTCCATCACGAGTCCCCGGCCCGCACCTGCCCGCGGTGCGATGACTGCGCCCGACTGCGGGATGGCGCAACCCGGCGGCGGCGTACTTCAGGACCACGACGGCGTTGCCCCGCCCCTTGACGTGATACCGCCATTCAGCATTGCCCATCATCTGACTGCCCGGCCGT
Proteins encoded in this window:
- a CDS encoding N5-glutamine methyltransferase family protein; its protein translation is MPRSPYEFTAGNTPDAPRSDLPGLLAALAADLRRLEYTLDGVAGLLGPTASAALSRDQIIPALLAAERAVKEDNGVAPLAAVVRLWLLAEPQERETLDAALPDTGVEGLLELGLVQPVPGSGLLTAKADLRPYGWDRNDDGTGGAELWVASDLAAHQQAGVLRHDHVLGIGQASTTLVQTTVRRHTERALDLGTGCGIQAFHLLHHCQHVTATDISARALAYARFNILLNAEALSVDPDRLEDRVSLRLGSLLEPVAGEEFGLVVSNPPFVITPRSAGEDAADRFTYRDGGLPGDGIVSALVADLPGILAPGGSAQMLGNWEVPAGAGWDERPQSWIRPGTDAWFIQREQVSPEQYAETWLQDASESRDRQHYRDAYAAYLEDFASRNVAGIGFGMVWLRRPAAGDGAAISRFEEITYPIEQPIGPHLGAAVERSDWLAGHDLAGTHLLVADDVTEERHQRPGAEHPGVILLRQGAGLRRTNLMSTELAGFVSACDGDLTAGQIAAALEALLGGDAGSFQGALLADVANLVRDGFLIPAAVPA
- the trhO gene encoding oxygen-dependent tRNA uridine(34) hydroxylase TrhO, which gives rise to MALNKIVLFYGFTPIADPDAVRLWQRALCEKLRLTGRIIISKDGINATVGGEIGAVKQYVKTTREYPGFRGIDVKWSDGGAEDFPRLSVKVRDEIVSFGAPGELTVDANGVVGGGKHLKPEELHQLVDARKKDGEDVVFFDGRNAFEAQIGRFKDAVVPDVATTHDFIKELDSGKYDSLKDKPVVTYCTGGIRCEVLSSLMVNRGFKEVYQLDGGIVRYGEAFKDQGLWEGSLYVFDKRMHLEFSEDAKTIGECARCSAPTSKFENCSNPSCRSLTLYCEECAASPETLRCPEGCAAA
- a CDS encoding GNAT family N-acetyltransferase, translating into MSPETLVEDITGLLEVWVAGWAGCRGYQTTTEGRFPAALRTDTSGEWEVFASEPTEDEFAALAARTAASPAKVLTVLTNDPSRYAAMAGRHGLNVTSDSQTMMIVDMETQDTEDPWLSDDDLRLSTSEQNGVHYAEVRSGDAVAASGRVFVVGDTAVFDKIITEPAFQRRGLGSLIMRALAAQASGHDVRSGLLLASRDGQKLYSHLGWTTVARVLMLSASHDGSDLSLS
- a CDS encoding DEAD/DEAH box helicase; its protein translation is MNPHDSLIPLLGRGPEPEQLRHVRTIPAREAIHAPWPDWVHPDIAEAYGSLGIREPYRHQVDAANAAHSGAHVVVATGTASGKSLAYQLPALDAIHRSELRVLADPGKIHDDGAVTLYLSPTKALAADQLNAIRALKLPTVRAETYDGDTDPAARRWIRDHANFILANPDMLHFGILPNHAWWAGFFRRLRYVIVDEAHSYRGVFGSHVANLMRRLRRICAYYGAGTSFPEPVFIAASATASEPDVSFARLIGAPVKAVSQDCSPHGATTVAFWEPALTEVRGENGAKQRRTAVAETSDLLANLVSARIRTIAFIKSRRGAETISAITKRLLDEVDPSLPQRVAAYRSGYLPEERRAVEKSLRSGQLLGVSSTSALELGIDISGLDAVLVAGWPGTRASLFQQIGRAGRAGQDAIAAFVASDDPLDTFLVNHPEAIFDVSVEATVFDPSNPYVLGPHLCAAAAELPLGPAELDLFGGTAEMLLDRLVAQGYLRRRPAGWFWTHSQSAAAMVNLRADGGGPVSIVDAETGSLLGTMDSPQTHYQAHTGAVYVHQGDTYVVEDLNEDDHCVMVRRANPDYYTTARDVTQIEVLDTVRTMQWGDVTVHFGDVKVTTQVVSFQRKALISNEVLGEEPLELGARELFTKAVWFVVDNRSLTGAGLIEAQFPGALHAAEHAAIGLLPLVASSDRWDIGGVSTALHADTGVPTIFVYDGHPGGAGFAERGFDKAMVWLAATRDAIKACECDSGCPSCVQSPKCGNKNNPLDKAAAVTLLDVLLKDASETTLLDVEARS
- a CDS encoding Rv3654c family TadE-like protein, which gives rise to MMGNAEWRYHVKGRGNAVVVLKYAAAGLRHPAVGRSHRTAGRCGPGTRDGRERGSGTVLAAGLALVVMTAMAVMLLLAQSAVLASRAAAAADLAALAAADALRGITTGEPCSVAAEVAARHAATVLNCSEGVGQTVEVRTELVDCSLLGAATGRARAGPPP